In Pedobacter sp. WC2423, the following are encoded in one genomic region:
- a CDS encoding DUF6660 family protein, with the protein MFSYYQIQYFYKVKFLTLLLSLIVLTLTIVPCCAVEKEDCTEQISVKTAQQTEKNEDCCKDCSPFYVCGTCVGFTISNSLAPTFVIYLRAVKHDSIYLTVELPQIHAVIWQPPQLS; encoded by the coding sequence ATGTTTTCATATTACCAAATTCAATACTTTTACAAGGTGAAGTTCCTGACGCTGCTTTTATCCTTAATTGTACTGACACTAACTATTGTGCCTTGCTGCGCAGTGGAGAAAGAAGATTGTACGGAGCAGATTTCTGTAAAAACAGCTCAGCAAACAGAGAAAAATGAAGATTGTTGCAAGGATTGTTCTCCATTTTATGTTTGTGGTACTTGTGTTGGATTTACGATAAGCAATTCATTAGCACCCACATTTGTTATCTATTTAAGAGCTGTTAAACATGATAGTATTTATCTGACTGTAGAACTTCCTCAAATTCATGCTGTTATCTGGCAACCGCCACAATTAAGTTAA
- a CDS encoding efflux RND transporter periplasmic adaptor subunit yields MKTRIEFKQAIYILSFAMVVLASCGNKKVAEDHTAAATEAPVKEDANTVELSAAQYRTSGVTLGRVEKKSISGVLKVNGTIDVPPENLISITTQMGGIVKSTPLLQGSTVSKGQVIAVLQNQEYVQLQQDYLENKSQLELADSEYKRQQELARQNINAQKVLQQAKSQYQTMLSRESALRKRLMLININSATLTPANIRSTINIYAPINGYVTKVNVNSGKFVSPNDVMFEIVNSANLHVELKVFQKDVDLIKKGQKVRFSLQNEAEERVATVTLVGREINEDKTVTVHCVANTQSRNLIPGAYLNALIETGTEEVNALPESAIADFAGKKYIFIETGQRKGKNAELNYHFQLLEVTVGSAAAGYVEVELPESFDLTGAKVVTKGAYDLISKMKNSEEE; encoded by the coding sequence ATGAAAACAAGAATTGAATTCAAACAGGCTATTTATATACTTTCTTTTGCTATGGTTGTCCTTGCTTCCTGCGGGAATAAAAAAGTAGCAGAAGATCATACGGCTGCTGCTACTGAAGCTCCGGTGAAGGAAGACGCAAATACAGTGGAATTGAGTGCTGCGCAATATAGAACTAGCGGTGTTACCTTGGGAAGGGTAGAGAAAAAATCAATCAGCGGAGTCCTGAAAGTGAATGGGACGATAGATGTCCCACCTGAAAATCTGATTAGTATCACTACACAAATGGGTGGGATTGTGAAATCTACTCCGTTGCTGCAAGGGTCAACAGTAAGTAAAGGGCAGGTTATTGCTGTACTTCAAAATCAGGAGTATGTGCAGTTACAGCAGGATTATCTGGAAAATAAGAGTCAGCTTGAATTGGCAGATTCTGAATATAAAAGACAGCAGGAATTGGCGAGGCAGAATATAAATGCACAGAAAGTGCTACAGCAAGCCAAGTCCCAATATCAAACGATGTTATCCAGAGAAAGTGCTTTAAGAAAACGTTTGATGCTGATTAATATCAATTCAGCTACTTTAACACCGGCCAATATCCGGAGTACAATTAATATTTATGCACCAATAAATGGCTATGTGACCAAGGTAAATGTAAACTCGGGCAAGTTTGTGAGTCCGAATGATGTGATGTTTGAGATTGTAAACAGTGCAAATTTACATGTGGAACTGAAGGTGTTTCAAAAAGACGTAGATTTAATTAAGAAAGGACAGAAAGTTCGTTTTTCGTTACAAAATGAGGCTGAAGAGCGTGTAGCCACAGTTACGTTGGTGGGTAGGGAAATTAATGAAGATAAGACAGTTACCGTTCATTGTGTGGCGAATACGCAAAGCAGAAACCTGATACCGGGAGCTTATTTAAATGCATTGATTGAAACCGGAACTGAAGAGGTAAATGCTTTACCAGAGTCTGCTATAGCTGATTTTGCAGGAAAGAAGTATATTTTTATCGAGACTGGGCAGCGCAAAGGAAAAAATGCTGAGCTTAATTACCATTTTCAGCTTTTAGAGGTCACAGTTGGATCGGCAGCTGCAGGATATGTTGAAGTTGAACTTCCTGAAAGCTTCGATCTGACCGGTGCTAAAGTGGTGACTAAAGGAGCATATGATTTGATATCAAAGATGAAAAATAGTGAAGAAGAGTAG
- a CDS encoding CusA/CzcA family heavy metal efflux RND transporter, with product MLSKLIKFSIHNKLVIGLFTLALIAWGVYSLKQLPIDAVPDITNNQVQVITLSPSLASEEVERLITFPVEQTMSTIPEIEQVRSISRFGLSVVTIVFHDHVDIYWARQQVNEKLSEAKNNIPQGIGNPEISPISTGLGEIYQYVIHAKPGFEKTYDARELRSIQDWIVRRQLLGTPGIAEVNSFGGLLKQYEIALDPNKLNSYNLSISDVFKALERNNQNTGGAYIDKKPNAYFIRSEGLVGNIEDINKIVVRNTSSGLPVLVRDIANVQLGNAIRYGALTRTMAKSHGEAVGGIVMMLKGSNANDVVKKVKEKIARINKTLPNGIVVEAFLDRSALVDRAIGTVAKNLIEGALIVIFVLVLFLGNFRAGVVVASVIPLAMLFAISLMNVFGVSGNLMSLGAIDFGLIVDGAVIIVEATMHLLGASQLTRKMTQDEMDQQVEQSATRMMSAAAFGQLIILIVYLPILALVGIEGKMFGPMAQTVSFAILGAFLLSLTYVPMMSSLLLSKKPVVKKNFSDRMMDFFQKYYTPLITGALRKRITVVVLSVVLLVISIFLFTRMGGEFIPTLEEGDFAVETRLLTGSSLSQTIDKVNQASKILLNEFPEVIEVIGKVGSAEIPTDPMPMEATDLTIILKDKKDWVTTKSREELADKMAAALDKVTGVTFGFSQPIQLRSNELISGVRQDIGIKIFGDDLETLTAISQKIGKIVTTVKGAKDLYLEQATGLPQIVVKINRDQLARYGIDIETVNQTINSAFAGQSAGLVYEGERRYDMVVRLSEQNRQGIDDVKNIYISAPNGTKVPLIQLASVEFRIGPNQIQREDTKRRIIVGLNVRGQDIATVVGEIEQKVNEKIKLPPGYYITYGGQFENLKAAKQRLTIAVPVALSLILLLLYFSFGSVKQSVLIFSAIPMAAIGGIFALLLRGMPFSISAGVGFIALFGVAVLNGIVLITEFNRLKASGISNLREIVLKGTALRLRPVLMTATVASLGFLPMALSTAAGAEVQKPLATVVIGGLLTSTILTLLVLPVLYTYFENFKKGKKEITTVTVALLIGLFCMPSKMMAQSPVNSRVITVQQAVEIALANNQSVKSSQLQISKQQAIQGTAFDLGKTNLNLQYGQFNSIKRDNNISVQQNIPFPGLIKNQRNLYDAQVRSSELNLSVTQNALIRQVKSIYAQLSYFKALQKLYKSQDSIFSNFLKASSLRYQTGETNMLERTTAETQLNEVRNQSEKNRADISIYSVELQRLLNTKEMIDVSSDYLKKENWNLIAPDSLANTSLLALQQQQVEIADQSLRVERAKAGPDFTVGYFNQSIIGSQTINGQDRIFSAGKRFQGIQAGISIPIFYKPFAGRIKAAKIEKQIAQTEFSLFQTNLQTQYKQAEQDLLKNSHSVDYYEKNALPNVNLILKQSQIAFQSGDIGYLEFSQALRTYSDIRFSYLQAINQYNQSVYTLQYLIDLK from the coding sequence ATGCTAAGTAAGCTCATAAAATTTTCCATTCACAATAAATTGGTGATTGGTCTGTTTACCCTGGCGCTGATTGCGTGGGGGGTATATTCACTGAAACAATTACCTATTGATGCTGTGCCGGATATTACCAATAACCAGGTACAGGTGATCACTTTAAGCCCTTCTCTTGCTTCAGAAGAAGTAGAACGGTTAATTACCTTTCCCGTGGAACAAACGATGTCTACCATTCCGGAAATCGAGCAGGTACGTTCTATTTCCCGCTTTGGTTTATCTGTAGTGACCATCGTTTTTCATGATCATGTGGACATCTACTGGGCGAGACAACAGGTCAACGAAAAGCTCTCCGAAGCGAAGAATAATATACCTCAGGGAATCGGGAATCCGGAAATTTCTCCTATCTCTACTGGTTTAGGGGAGATTTATCAATATGTAATTCATGCAAAACCGGGTTTTGAAAAGACTTATGATGCCAGGGAATTAAGAAGTATTCAGGATTGGATTGTCAGAAGGCAGCTTTTAGGAACGCCTGGAATTGCTGAGGTGAACAGTTTCGGTGGGTTACTTAAGCAATACGAGATCGCTTTGGATCCCAATAAACTGAATAGTTATAACTTAAGTATCAGTGATGTATTTAAAGCACTGGAAAGAAATAATCAAAATACAGGTGGGGCATATATTGATAAAAAGCCCAATGCCTATTTTATCCGTAGTGAGGGATTGGTTGGGAATATAGAAGATATTAATAAGATTGTAGTTAGGAATACCAGTTCGGGCCTTCCTGTTTTAGTCCGTGATATCGCAAATGTACAGCTGGGAAATGCGATACGTTATGGTGCTTTAACCAGAACAATGGCAAAAAGTCATGGGGAGGCGGTTGGCGGAATCGTAATGATGCTGAAAGGCTCAAATGCCAATGATGTAGTTAAAAAGGTCAAAGAGAAGATTGCAAGGATTAATAAAACACTTCCAAATGGTATTGTTGTGGAAGCGTTTTTAGACAGAAGTGCTTTGGTAGACCGTGCAATTGGTACGGTGGCAAAGAATCTGATTGAGGGAGCGCTAATTGTCATCTTTGTATTAGTCTTGTTCCTGGGGAATTTCCGGGCAGGTGTCGTAGTGGCATCCGTGATCCCATTGGCAATGCTATTCGCTATTTCCCTGATGAATGTGTTTGGGGTTTCTGGTAACCTGATGAGTTTAGGAGCTATCGACTTTGGGTTGATTGTAGATGGGGCAGTGATTATTGTAGAGGCTACAATGCACCTTTTGGGCGCAAGTCAGCTGACCCGGAAAATGACACAAGATGAAATGGACCAGCAGGTAGAACAATCTGCTACCCGGATGATGAGCGCCGCTGCTTTTGGACAGCTTATTATTTTGATTGTATATCTGCCGATTCTTGCATTGGTGGGTATTGAGGGTAAAATGTTTGGCCCAATGGCTCAGACTGTTTCCTTTGCTATTTTGGGTGCATTTTTATTGTCATTGACTTATGTGCCGATGATGTCTTCTTTGTTACTGAGTAAAAAGCCAGTTGTTAAAAAGAATTTCTCTGACCGGATGATGGATTTCTTTCAGAAGTATTATACACCGTTAATTACGGGTGCTTTGCGTAAACGTATAACAGTTGTTGTTTTATCAGTTGTTTTACTGGTCATCAGTATCTTTTTGTTTACCAGGATGGGAGGAGAGTTTATTCCTACTTTGGAAGAGGGTGATTTTGCTGTGGAAACACGTTTATTGACCGGAAGTTCATTGAGTCAGACGATTGATAAGGTTAATCAGGCATCAAAAATCTTATTAAATGAGTTTCCTGAAGTGATAGAAGTGATTGGTAAAGTCGGTTCTGCTGAAATTCCAACGGATCCTATGCCAATGGAAGCTACTGATTTAACGATTATACTGAAGGATAAAAAGGATTGGGTCACTACAAAATCCAGAGAGGAATTAGCTGATAAAATGGCCGCAGCACTGGATAAGGTTACTGGGGTTACTTTCGGTTTCTCCCAACCGATTCAGCTAAGATCTAATGAACTGATTTCGGGAGTGAGACAGGATATTGGAATTAAAATATTTGGAGATGATCTGGAGACCCTGACAGCTATTTCTCAGAAAATAGGGAAAATTGTGACTACTGTTAAAGGGGCAAAAGATTTATACCTGGAGCAAGCTACTGGTCTTCCGCAAATTGTGGTGAAAATCAACAGGGATCAGCTGGCACGTTATGGAATAGATATTGAAACCGTTAACCAGACTATTAATTCTGCTTTTGCGGGACAGTCGGCAGGATTGGTTTATGAGGGGGAAAGAAGGTATGATATGGTGGTACGTTTATCTGAGCAAAACAGGCAAGGGATAGATGATGTGAAAAACATCTATATTTCTGCGCCTAACGGGACTAAAGTTCCATTGATCCAGTTGGCTTCGGTCGAGTTCAGGATCGGCCCAAATCAGATTCAGAGAGAGGATACTAAACGCAGAATCATTGTTGGGTTAAATGTTCGTGGTCAGGATATTGCCACTGTTGTTGGAGAGATTGAGCAAAAGGTAAACGAGAAAATTAAATTGCCTCCGGGTTATTATATTACTTATGGTGGTCAGTTTGAGAATCTTAAAGCGGCAAAACAGCGTTTGACAATTGCTGTCCCGGTAGCATTGTCGCTTATTTTATTATTGCTGTACTTCTCTTTTGGATCAGTGAAACAATCGGTCTTGATTTTTTCTGCTATTCCGATGGCTGCTATAGGTGGCATATTCGCGCTGTTATTGCGGGGCATGCCATTCAGTATCTCTGCTGGGGTTGGCTTTATTGCTTTATTCGGTGTGGCCGTGTTAAACGGGATTGTGCTGATCACTGAGTTTAACAGGTTGAAAGCTAGCGGGATCAGCAATCTCAGGGAGATTGTGTTGAAGGGTACAGCGCTGAGATTAAGACCTGTATTAATGACAGCGACAGTGGCCTCACTGGGTTTTCTTCCGATGGCACTTTCTACTGCTGCGGGCGCCGAAGTACAAAAGCCACTGGCTACTGTAGTGATCGGAGGCTTATTAACTTCTACAATTTTAACTTTACTCGTTTTACCTGTGTTATATACTTATTTCGAAAATTTCAAAAAGGGCAAAAAGGAAATTACAACTGTAACGGTTGCTTTGCTGATTGGTTTATTTTGCATGCCGTCAAAAATGATGGCACAAAGCCCGGTAAACAGCAGGGTTATCACTGTGCAGCAAGCTGTAGAAATTGCATTGGCTAACAATCAGTCGGTCAAGTCTTCTCAATTGCAAATCAGTAAACAGCAGGCCATTCAAGGTACTGCATTTGATTTGGGGAAGACCAACCTGAATTTGCAGTACGGACAGTTCAATAGTATCAAAAGAGATAATAACATATCAGTGCAGCAGAATATCCCATTTCCGGGATTGATTAAAAACCAGCGTAATTTATATGATGCGCAGGTCCGCAGCAGCGAGCTAAATCTTTCAGTGACACAAAACGCACTTATTCGCCAGGTAAAGAGTATTTATGCACAATTAAGTTATTTTAAAGCGCTTCAAAAGTTGTATAAAAGCCAGGATTCTATCTTCAGTAATTTTCTGAAAGCATCTTCTCTGCGCTATCAGACTGGAGAAACAAATATGCTGGAACGTACTACAGCCGAAACCCAATTGAATGAAGTGCGTAATCAGTCGGAAAAGAATAGGGCTGATATATCAATTTATAGTGTTGAATTACAACGGTTGCTGAATACAAAGGAGATGATAGATGTAAGCAGTGATTATTTGAAGAAAGAGAACTGGAATCTGATTGCTCCTGATAGTCTGGCTAATACTTCTTTGTTGGCTTTACAACAGCAGCAGGTAGAAATCGCTGATCAATCTTTAAGGGTAGAGCGTGCAAAGGCAGGCCCTGATTTTACAGTAGGTTATTTTAATCAGTCGATTATTGGCAGTCAGACTATAAATGGACAAGATCGGATTTTTAGTGCAGGTAAGCGTTTTCAGGGGATACAGGCAGGTATTTCCATCCCGATATTTTATAAGCCATTTGCAGGGAGGATTAAAGCTGCTAAAATAGAGAAACAGATTGCGCAGACTGAGTTCAGCTTATTTCAAACTAATCTGCAAACTCAATATAAGCAGGCCGAACAGGATTTGCTGAAGAATTCACACAGTGTTGATTATTATGAGAAAAATGCTTTGCCAAATGTCAATCTGATACTGAAGCAGTCACAAATTGCTTTTCAAAGTGGTGATATCGGCTATCTCGAATTTTCACAGGCTTTACGGACTTATTCTGATATCCGGTTTAGCTATTTGCAAGCAATTAATCAATATAATCAATCGGTTTATACACTTCAGTATCTGATTGACTTAAAATAA
- a CDS encoding DUF6660 family protein, protein MRLLSFIGIVLVLALNLVPCGDAIASLNGSSKIEQAHHSERNNDNCSPFCNCACCATASVIKDALVISTPFAEHLPVLAVHLTGKFITVNLPIWQPPQLIS, encoded by the coding sequence ATGAGATTATTATCATTCATAGGGATCGTATTAGTGCTGGCTCTTAATTTAGTGCCATGCGGAGATGCTATAGCCAGTTTGAATGGTAGCTCCAAAATTGAGCAGGCGCATCATTCAGAAAGAAACAACGATAATTGCAGCCCTTTTTGTAATTGTGCTTGTTGTGCTACTGCTTCGGTAATCAAAGATGCTTTAGTAATTTCTACTCCTTTTGCTGAACATTTACCTGTACTTGCGGTACATTTAACAGGAAAGTTCATTACTGTCAATCTTCCGATCTGGCAGCCACCACAATTGATTTCTTAA
- a CDS encoding DPP IV N-terminal domain-containing protein, translating to MDQIDVLSKRAFLLFKSKHTLVWLICYTLLAIPAELCAQVPDFAAAEKFDAPNLQKLMGTTQVIPFFLKKSNRFWMTAEDLLAKSSSGKKMSSVQVQVQVENTSVERQYFLVDMDRKEKKLLFNKSVILARLAKLTGKPVEKQRIDYTGDFSEDEKTVSINYDGIRYDYAYQQETLVQHVAQQKSAPVYLIGNSSPDKKWLIYARHHNLYLKKTSGTADLKKTADTANLKKTSGIADTAARALSADGAAHFSFSINDEDEFAGNNTETDAVWADDSRNFYILRKDTRQVGHMTVINSLSAPRPYVATYPYELPGDQYVAQFELFIGNTAAKTLKKVDIARWPDQEVSLVRNGILSNGEILLVRKKRSRDEMELCAVDLNTGKLHVLINEVSKPFINEDLFNVSVVNGRKNILWWSDRTGWGQYYRYDLNGKLLNAVTAGEWTAGKIAAADDAKQCLYYYGYGKEKNCNPNYAFVYKVGFDGRKDKLLTPENATHAVFISPTKAYLVDNYSAINLEPRSVVRNNEGGFVQEVLKPDFGQLYTYGWKQPEMFTVKAKDGVTDLYGLMWKPYHFDPDKKYPIISQVYPGPFTETVWNEFTVLDRYNNTSLAQTGFIVVVMGHRGSSPYRKASYYKFGYGNLRDYALEDDKYGLEQLGARYHFIDMNKIGIFGHSGGGMMSAAAICTYPDFYKVAVSSSGNHDNTIYNRTWGESYQGFDRPVALNQSLAKDLKGHLLLVSGESDQNVNVANTYRMADALIKADKDFDLLILPGQSHTYEEPYKTYFQKRLRAYFAKYLLIK from the coding sequence ATGGATCAAATTGATGTACTTAGCAAAAGGGCTTTTCTTCTCTTTAAAAGCAAGCATACACTGGTATGGCTAATCTGTTATACGCTGCTGGCTATCCCTGCAGAGCTGTGCGCTCAGGTACCTGACTTCGCTGCTGCGGAAAAGTTTGATGCACCGAACCTGCAAAAGCTGATGGGAACTACGCAGGTGATCCCTTTTTTCTTAAAAAAGAGCAATCGGTTCTGGATGACAGCAGAAGATCTGCTTGCAAAATCATCATCAGGCAAGAAAATGTCATCGGTGCAGGTGCAGGTGCAAGTGGAAAATACTTCAGTTGAAAGGCAATATTTTCTGGTAGATATGGACAGGAAAGAGAAAAAGCTGCTATTCAATAAAAGTGTAATTCTGGCCCGGCTCGCAAAGCTAACTGGTAAGCCTGTTGAAAAACAGCGAATTGATTATACTGGTGATTTTTCTGAAGATGAAAAGACCGTCAGTATCAATTATGATGGGATCAGGTATGATTATGCTTATCAGCAGGAGACATTGGTTCAGCATGTAGCGCAACAAAAATCAGCCCCTGTTTATCTGATAGGGAATAGCTCACCTGATAAAAAGTGGCTGATTTATGCCCGGCATCATAATCTATATCTTAAGAAAACATCAGGAACAGCAGATCTTAAGAAAACAGCAGATACTGCTAATCTGAAGAAAACATCAGGAATAGCAGATACTGCAGCGCGTGCACTTTCTGCTGATGGCGCTGCACATTTTTCGTTTTCTATTAATGATGAAGATGAGTTTGCCGGTAATAACACAGAAACAGATGCCGTATGGGCAGATGACTCCAGGAACTTTTATATTTTGCGGAAAGATACCAGACAGGTCGGGCATATGACAGTTATCAATTCATTGTCTGCGCCAAGGCCTTATGTAGCCACTTATCCCTATGAGTTACCCGGAGATCAATATGTAGCACAATTTGAATTGTTTATTGGAAATACTGCTGCAAAGACCTTAAAAAAAGTAGACATTGCACGCTGGCCTGACCAGGAAGTGAGTCTGGTAAGGAACGGTATCCTTAGCAATGGGGAAATCCTGCTGGTTCGCAAAAAAAGAAGCCGCGATGAAATGGAACTGTGTGCTGTTGATTTAAATACCGGTAAACTGCATGTGCTGATCAACGAGGTCAGTAAGCCATTTATCAATGAAGATTTGTTTAATGTATCAGTGGTCAACGGTCGGAAAAATATTTTATGGTGGAGTGACCGTACGGGTTGGGGACAGTATTACCGCTATGATTTAAATGGAAAACTGCTCAATGCGGTCACTGCCGGAGAATGGACTGCAGGTAAAATTGCTGCTGCGGATGATGCGAAACAATGCCTTTACTATTATGGCTACGGGAAAGAGAAAAACTGTAACCCTAATTATGCTTTCGTTTACAAAGTCGGTTTTGATGGAAGGAAGGATAAACTACTGACTCCTGAAAATGCTACCCACGCTGTTTTTATATCGCCAACCAAGGCGTATCTGGTGGACAACTATTCTGCAATAAACCTGGAGCCAAGATCAGTAGTTAGAAATAATGAAGGTGGATTTGTGCAGGAAGTGCTAAAACCAGATTTTGGTCAATTGTATACCTACGGATGGAAGCAGCCGGAGATGTTCACCGTTAAAGCAAAAGATGGCGTCACAGATCTTTATGGACTAATGTGGAAACCTTATCATTTTGATCCGGATAAAAAATACCCTATCATCTCACAGGTCTATCCTGGTCCCTTTACAGAAACGGTGTGGAACGAATTCACCGTACTTGACCGTTATAACAATACCTCATTGGCACAAACAGGATTTATAGTGGTCGTAATGGGGCATCGTGGAAGTTCACCTTACCGGAAGGCCAGTTATTATAAATTTGGTTACGGTAATTTAAGGGACTACGCTTTAGAAGATGATAAATACGGCCTGGAACAATTAGGTGCACGTTATCATTTTATAGACATGAACAAGATTGGTATTTTCGGTCATTCCGGCGGTGGGATGATGTCTGCGGCCGCAATATGTACTTATCCCGATTTTTACAAAGTAGCCGTTTCTTCATCGGGCAATCATGACAATACCATTTATAACCGTACCTGGGGTGAAAGTTACCAGGGATTTGATCGGCCCGTTGCTTTAAATCAGAGTCTGGCTAAAGATCTGAAAGGACATTTACTATTGGTTTCAGGCGAATCTGATCAGAACGTAAACGTAGCCAATACCTATAGAATGGCAGATGCACTGATCAAGGCTGATAAAGATTTTGATTTGCTGATCCTGCCGGGTCAGAGCCATACTTATGAAGAACCTTACAAAACCTATTTTCAAAAACGTTTAAGAGCGTATTTCGCGAAATATTTACTAATTAAATAG